In one window of Vulpes vulpes isolate BD-2025 chromosome 1, VulVul3, whole genome shotgun sequence DNA:
- the OMD gene encoding osteomodulin, with amino-acid sequence MGFLSQACVLFFFFGVKVYCQYESYQWDEDYDQEPDDVYQPEFPFHQNEDFQVPFHQHMLGCATECFCPPNFPSSMYCDNRKLKTIPRVPAHIQQVYLQFNEIEAVTADSFINATHLKEINLSHNKITSQKIDLGVFAKLPNLLQLHLQHNNLEDFPFPLPKSLERLLLGYNEISRLQINAMDGLVNLTMLDLCYNQLEDSMLQEKILAKMEKLMQLNLCNNRLKAMPPGLPSSLMYLSLENNSISSIPENYFNELPKLQAVRMSHNKLQDIPYNIFNLSNLIELNVGHNKLKQAFYIPRNLQHLYLQNNEIESINVTVMCPSVDPLHYHHLTYIRLDQNKLKEPITSYISLCFPYIHTIYYGEQRSSNGQTIQLKTQVFRRFQDDADSEEHEDHQEGPEQEDTEENTDHHYYGS; translated from the exons atgggcTTTCTAAGTCAAGCAtgtgtccttttcttcttttttggagtTAAAGTATATTGCCAGTATGAAAGTTATCAATGGGATGAAGATTATGATCAAGAACCAGATGACGTCTACCAACCAGAATTTCCATTTCATCAAAATGAGGACTTTCAAGTTCCTTTTCATCAGCATATGTTAGGCTGTGCCACTGAATGTTTCTGTCCACCCAACTTTCCATCATCAATGTACTGTGACAATCGCAAACTCAAGACTATCCCACGTGTCCCAGCACACATACAGCAAGTCTACCTTCAATTCAATGAAATTGAGGCTGTGACTGCAGATTCATTCATTAATGCAACACATCTTAAAGAAATCAACCTCAGCCACAACAAAATTACTTCTCAAAAGATTGATCTTGGTGTGTTTGCTAAGTTGCCAAATCTACTACAACTTCACTTACAGCATAACAATTTAGAAGACTTTCCATTTCCTCTCCCCAAGTCTTTGGAAAGACTTCTTCTTGGCTACAATGAGATCTCTAGATTGCAGATAAACGCCATGGATGGGCTAGTGAACCTGACAATGCTTGATCTCTGTTATAATCAGCTTGAGGATTCCATGTTACAAGAAAAAATACTTgccaaaatggaaaaattaatgcAGCTCAACCTATGTAATAACAGATTGAAAGCAATGCCTCCTGGTCTGCCTTCTTCACTGATGTACctatctttagaaaataattcaatttcttCTATACCAGAAAATTACTTCAACGAACTTCCCAAACTTCAGGCTGTACGAATGTCACACAACAAACTACAAGATATcccatataatatttttaatctttccaaCCTAATAGAGCTCAATGTTGGACACAACAAACTGAAGCAAGCATTTTATATTCCAAGAAATTTACAACACCTATACCTACAGaacaatgaaatagaaa gtaTCAATGTTACAGTGATGTGTCCGTCTGTTGACCCACTGCATTACCACCATTTAACATACATTCGTTTGGACCAAAATAAGCTAAAAGAGCCAATAACCTCATAcatttccctctgcttcccttaTATACACACTATTTATTATGGTGAGCAAAGAAGCAGTAATGGTCAAACAATACAACTGAAGACCCAAGTTTTCAGGAGATTTCAGGATGATGCTGATAGTGAAGAACATGAGGATCACCAAGAAGGTCCAGAAcaagaagacacagaagaaaacacTGACCATCACTACTATGGAAGTTAA